CTTGGGCTGGTCCGTGTGCATCTTGAATGAGACCCCCTTCAGGTTCAGAATGATTTCCGCCACATCTTCCAGCACACCGGCAAGAGTAGAGAACTCGTGCAACACACCTTCAAATTTAACGGAGGTAATGGCCGCCCCCTCAATGGAAGAGAGCAGTATCCGACGCAGGGAATTCCCGATGGTCGTCCCGAACCCGCGCTCAAAAGGCTGGGCATAAAACTTCCCATAGGTTTCCGTCATGGTGTCGAGTTCGAAATTTAAACGCTTGGGCCTCTGAAACCCAGTCAGTTTCATCGCCATTCAAACCCCTCCCTTTCGTTGAGAGTGGATAAATAAATTACTTGGAATAGAGTTCTACGATCAGCTGTTCACGAACGGGCAAGGGAATCTCTTCCCGTGTGGGAAGGTGGTGAATCACGCCCTTCATATCTTTTTTGTCGGCTTCGATCCACTGCGGAACTCCACGGCGGTCCACCGCTGAGAAACAGACCTTGATCCGTTCCACCTTGTTGCTTTTCGGAGAAATGGAAATCACATCCCCGGGACGCACTTGCAATGAGGGGATATTTACCTTTTTGCCGTTGAGGTGAAAATGGCCGTGCCGGATGAAGTGTCTCGATTCCGCCCGGGAGTCGGCAAGGCAGAGGCGGTAAACCACATTGTCCAGACGAGATTCCAGTATCCGGAGAAGGTTTTCCCCGGTGACCCCTTTCTTGCGATCCGCCTGATAAAAGTAAGAGCGGAACTGTTTCTCCAAGACCCCGTAGATCCTGCGCACCTTCTGTTTCTCGCGAAGCTGTACACCGTAATCGGAGACCTTTGAACGACGCTGCCCATGCTGTCCCGGTGCATAACTCCGGCGCTCCATACTGCATTTATCCTTGAAGCAGCGCTCCCCTTTCAAAAACAATTTTTCACCCTCTCTGCGGCACAGCCTGCAGACCGGACCTTTATATCGTGCCAATGGGTACCTCCTGAAATTTCAATGTGGCGGCATCATCGCCGCCGGAACCAAACATTATACAACCGGGCCGGATTACCTTGAACACGATTATACCCGGCGGCGCTTCGGTGGACGGCATCCATTATGGGGAATGGGCGTAACATCCCGAATCAGGGTAATGTCCAGGCCGGTCGCCTGAAGGGCCCGGATGGCCGACTCCCGCCCGATCCCCGGCCCCTTCACCAGAACCTCCACCTTGCGGACACCATGCTCCATCGCTTTCTTCGCGGCATCTTCCGCCGCCAACTGCGCTGCAAACGGGGTGCTTTTCCGGCTCCCCTTAAAGCCCTGCCCGCCGGCGGTCGCCCAGGAGATCACATTCCCCGAAACGTCGGAGATGGTGACAATGGTATTGTTGAAAGATGCCTTGATGTGTGCAACCGCATTGAGAATATTCTTCTTTTCTTTCTTCTTGCGGCCGCCTTTCTTTTTCGGATCTGCCATGGTTTCTCCCGTAATGCTGCGTTACTTCTTCGCTTTGGATGTTTTCTTGCCCTTGATCGCCCGCCGGGGTCCCTTACGCGTCCGTGCGTTGGTATGGGTCCGCTGACCCCGGACCGGCAGTCCGCGGCGATGGCGAAGCCCCCGGTAGACCCCAAGGTCCATCAGTCGTTTGATACTCATGGAAACCTCCTTGCGGAGATCTCCTTCGACGCGGCAATCCGCAACGATCACGTCCCGGATTTTCCCGATCTCTTCACTGCTTAAATCTTTCACACGCACCGTCCCGTCCACACCGGCCTTTTCAAGAATCTCCCGTGCGAGGGGTCGGCCAATGCCGTAGATATAGGTCAATGCGATCTCTACATTCTTACGATCCGGAACGTCTACTCCTGCTATTCTTGCCAAAACCGATCTCCTCTCTCATCTCCCTGGGGGATGCGAGTTATCCTTGTCGCTGCTTGTGTCTGGGATTGACACAAATAACGCGAACCACGCCTTTTCGTTTAATGATCTTGCATTTCTCACAAATTTTCTTTACCGATGCTCGGACCTTCATGATAAATTCCTCGATTATCCCTTGTGCCGATAGACGATCCTTCCACGACTCAGGTCATAGGGGGAAAGTTCCACCTTGACCTTGTCCCCAGGCAGGATCTTGATATAATGCAACCGCATCTTTCCGGAAATGTGGGCCAGCACTTTATGACCGTTTTCCAGTTCCACCCGGAACATGGCGTTGGGAAGCGGCTCCAGCACCGTGCCTTCAACCTCGATTGCATTTTCTTTTGCCATGTGGCCCTTTCTTTACATCCCGGGAAGACTCCCCGGTTATGCTGCACGACTCAGGATACGCGTCTCGTGATCCAGGATCGCAATCGTGTGTTCAAAATGAGCGGAAAGACTCCCGTCCGCCGTGACCGCGGTCCAGGTATCGGACAGAATTTTGACCTCCCAGTCTCCCATGTTCACCATCGGTTCAATGGCCAGAACCATTCCTTTTTTCAACCGGGGACCCCGGTTCGGCTGCCCGAAATTCGGAATCTGCGGCTCTTCATGAAGACTCCGACCGATCCCGTGTCCGACAAACGCCCGAACAACAGAGAACGAATGGCCCTCCACATACTGCTGAATCTCATGAGAAATATCAAACAGGCGATTTCCCTCACTCGCCTTGCCGATCCCTCGATAGAGAGATTCTTCGGTAACCCGGATCAGACGATCCGCCTCTTTCGAGACCTTCATAACGGGAAAGGTTTTTGCCGCATCCCCGTAATAACCATCAAGAACCACCCCGACATCCAGACTGACCAGGTCCCCTTCCTTCAATTCCTCTCTGGAAGGAATTCCGTGAACCACCCGGTCGTTGATGGACGTACATAACGTCGCCGGATATCCCCGGTATCCTTTGAAGGCGGGCCGGGCCTTCCGGCTGACAATATATTCCTCCGCGATCCGGTCCAGTTCCTCCGTAGTAACCCCGGGCTCGATCTTCTCTTTCAACATCTCCAGAAGGTGGGCTACGATCTGGTTGGCACGGTAGAGTTTCTCCACCTCATCAGGATGTTTCAGAATGATCATTCCTTACTTCTCAATCACCGCACAGATGCGGGCAAAAATCTCATCAATCCCGCCCGTCCCTTCGATATCCACCAAGGCTCCGTCATTCTTATAGTAGTTGATCAGTGGCTCGGTCTGCTCATTATAAACGGCAAGCCGGTTTTTAATGGTCTCTTCCTTATCGTCATCCCGCTGAAACAGGGGACCCCGGCACTGATCACAGACCCCTTCTTGCGCCGGCGGCTTGAAGAGAAGATGGTATCCGGCTCCGCACTCCTTACAGGTCCGGCGGCCCGTGAGCCGCTTGATCAGTTCATCATTTGCAACAACAATGGAAAGAACGGCGTCAATCGACTGGCCCATTTCGCTTAAGGCCTTTTTCAGCTCATCCGCCTGCGGTACGGTACGGGGAAAGCCATCCAGGATGTATCCTTTTTCACAATCCTTTTCCTGCAACCGGTCCCGGATGATCCCGACAACGATGGCATCCGTTACCAGTTCGCCCTTGTCCATGTAGGATTTTGCTTCTTTCCCGAGTGGGGTCCCGTTCTTGACCGCTTCCCGGAGGATATCCCCCGTTGAGATCTGTGGAATTCCGTATTTTTCCACTAACTTTTTCGCCTGTGTTCCCTTCCCGGCTCCGGGAGGTCCTAAAAGAATCAATCGCATCTTTCATCCCTACCTTTCTTTTCTGATAACAGCTTCAAGCCGACTTTTTCCACATGGGTTTCATCATTCGTCCCGGCCTCAGACCTTTAATGTCCCCTTCGATCCCGCAGACGCCCCGTCTTTAAGAACCCGTCATAGTGACGTTGCAACAAATGTGACTCTACCTGGCGAAGCGTATCGAGGGCCACCCCCACGACGATGAGGAGAGAGGTTCCACCAAAGTAAAAGGGGATATTCAATTTTTGGATCAGAAACATCGGCAGTACACAAACCGCCGACAGGTAGATCGCTCCGATAAAGGTGACCCGGGAAAGAACGCGGTCCAGATAATCGGAAGTATTCTTCCCGGGCCGGATTCCCGGGATGAACCCCCCCTGTTTTTTCATGTTGTCCGCAACATCCACGGGATTGAACATAATCGCCGTATAAAAAAAACAGAAAAAGATGATAAACCCGACATAGATAATATTATAGAAAATCGATCCGGGACGCATGCTCGCCGCTACGGCCTGGGCCCAAGGATAATCAACCATCCGGGCGATCGTCGCAGGAAAGAGGATGATCGAAGAGGCGAAAATCGGTGGAATCACCCCGGCGGTATTGATCTTCAGGGGAATATGGGTGGAACTGCCCCCATACGCCTTTCGCCCTACCATCCTTTTTGCATACTGGACCGGGACCTTCCGGAAACCGTTTTCCATAAAGATAATCGCACCAATCACACTCACGGCAACCACCAGGATCACCATCACGACATAAGGCTGCATGATCCCGCCCCGGACCATGTTCACCGTCAGCGCCACCGCCGAGGGCATGGCCGCCACAATCCCGGCAAAGATGATCAGCGAAATCCCGTTGCCGATCCCCCGCTCCGTAATCTGTTCCCCCAACCACATGATAAACGAGGTCCCCGCCACGAGCGTGATAACCGTAAAAATAAGAAACGTCGAACCGGGATGAGGAACAAGGGGTGCGCCGCTGGGGCTGGTCGTTCCCTGCAGGCCGATGGCAATTCCCGCCCCCTGTACCAGACTGAGGATAATCGTCCCGTACCGGGTGTACTGCGTAATTTTCTTCCGTCCCACCGCCCCTTCCTTGGCCAATTCATCCAGAGAAGGGATGACGGCCTGGAGGAGCTGCAGAATAATGGATGCGCTGATGTAGGGCATGATCCCCAGGGCAAAGACCGTCATTCGCCGAAGCGCCCCACCGGAAAACATACTGACCAATCCGAGAATACCGCCCTGCTGAGCCTGGAAAAATTCCTCCAGCGCCCGTGCGTTAATTCCCGGGATCGGGACATGACAACCGACACGATAGATCGCTAAAAATCCAAGGGTAAACAGGATTCTTCGTTTAAGTTCCGGTACCTTGAATATGTTTTGCAGATTTCCGAGCAAGCCCGAATCTCCCCTGAATTCAGATTGACAATGTTTCGATCTCACCACCGGCGGCCCGGATCTTCTCCACCGCCTTCTTACTGAATTTGTGTGCTTTCACCTTAACGGCCCGCCGGATTTCACCCTCACCCAGGATTTTGAGCCCCGCCTTCATCTTCTTGATCACACCCAATCCCAACAGAAGATCGGGGTCCACTTCCGTCAGATCGGACAGACGGTCAAGCTGGGATAGATTCAGGATGGCATATTCCTTACGAAAAATATTGGTGAACCCCCGCTTCGGCAACCGGCGCTGCAACGGCATCTGCCCACCTTCAAAACCGGCCTTCTTGGGGCCGCCGGACCGTGCGTTCTGCCCCTTGTGCCCCCGGGTGGAGGTCCCTCCATGGCCGGAGCCGTCACCCCGTCCGACCCGCTTCCTCTTCTTTTTTGAACCCGCAGGGGGCCGTAAATCATTTAATCGCATCGTTCAATCCTTCCGGGAAATCTGTTTTCCGTCGGCATAGTCAAAAGATCCGGCTGCATAAGGCAATGGTAATCGAAAGGAAACCCTGTTCCTCCGTCCGCCGCAGCGAACTCGGGAACGATCACCCCGGGATAGAGGAACGGAACCGCGCCGCCGAAGGCGTCACCGACAGACAGCCTTATTCGGAAACCGGCTCAACGTCCACAATATGCGGGATCTTGTTGATCATCCCCCAGGTTTCAGGGGTATCCTTCAGGATCACAGACTGATTTGTCCGTTTCAACCCCAATCCCCGGATCACCGCCTTATGTTTTTTGGGTCTTCCGATCCCACTTCTTTTTAATGTAATTTTCAGCTGTTCCATGATCATACCGTTTCTACGCCGCCCCTTACCGCTGATCAGCGTGAAAGCTCCTCGACCGTCAATCCTCTCAGTTTCGCAATCTCTTCACTCCCCCGCAACTGACGCAACCCGTCCATGGTGGCACGAATGGCATTGTGAGGGTTACTCGATCCGATACATTTCGTCAGGATATCCTGCACGCCGGCAACTTCCAGAACAGCCCGGACGCCGCCGCCGGCGATCAACCCCGTCCCCTCGGAAGCCGGTTTCATCATCACCCGTCCGGCGCCGTAATGGCCGATCACCTTGTGGGGGATCGTCTTTCCCTGCAGGGAAATCGGAGACATTTTTTTCTTCGCAATCTCAATCCCCTTCCGGATCGCTTCGGGGACCTCGTTCGCTTTTCCTTTTCCGTACCCCACACTTCCTTTTCCGTCTCCAACGACCACAAGGGCGCTGAAGCTGAACCGTCGGCCGCCCTTGACGACCTTGGAAACACGGTTAATGTGCACGATTTTGTCAATCAGATCACCGGACTGATCATCCTTCTTTCTCATTCGCTTATCCGCCACGCTGTCATTCTCCCTGAACCGGCAGTCCCCCTTACGGATGCTGCCGACTCTTAGATTTTAATCCCTGCCTTTCTCGCCGCTTCAGCGAGGGATTTGATACGTCCATGGAACTGAAACCCGCCGCGGTCAAACACGGCCGTCTCCACGCCCTTTTCTTTCATCCGCCGTGCGATCTCCTCCCCCACCCATGCCGCGGCCTCCCGCTTGCCACCTTCAATCTTCACCTCACGGAAATTCCTGTGCAGCGTAGAAGCGCTTGCAATGGTCGTCTGATTGACATCATCAATCACTTGCACGGAGATATGCCTGGCACTCCGGAATACGGACATACGAGGCCGCTCAGGCGTGCCGTTCACTTTTTTTCTTACCCGCTTGTGCTTTGCAATTCTTGAGGCCCTTCTGGTGTGTACTGCCACGTCTTTTTCACTCCTTTACCGAATGGTTCCCTGAAGACCGGTATGTTTTCCGGACCGGAGCCGAGCGCTACTTGGTCGTCTTGCCGGCCTTACGGAGAATCTTCTCCTCAGCGTACTTGATTCCCTTCCCCTTGTACGGTTCCGGAGGCCGGAGGTCCCGTATATCGGCAGCGACCTGTCCCAAGAGTTCCTTGTTGATACTTTTCAGCGTCACGGTATTCTTTTCCACCTGCGCCTCTACTCCATCCTTCAGGGGGAAATGAACCGGCTGAGAGTAACCGAGGTGAAGCTCCAGCGACTTGCCCTGCACAACGGCACGGTATCCCACGCCGTTGATCTCCAGTACCCGGGTAAACCCTTCCGAAACGCCCCGAACCATATTGGCGATCAGGTTACGGGTCAGACCATGAAAACCGCGATGACGATTAAGATCGGAAGGCCGACTGACCCGGATCTCATCGCCGGCGACTTCAATCGTCATCTCCGGCCGAAATTCCCGTATCAGCCGCCCCTTCGGCCCCTTGACCTCAAGAACGGATCCTTTGAGTACGGCAGTAACTCCCTGGGGGAGCTTTACCGGCATTTTCCCGATTCGTGACATCTTGTTTTACTCCTCAAAGAGACGGGACCTGCGACTTACCAGACCGCACAGAGAACTTCCCCGCCCACATGTTCCTTTCTGGATTGCCGGTCCGTCAGGACCCCCTTGGGCGTTGACAAAATGGCAACCCCCAGACCGTTGAGGATCTTGGGAATTTCCTCCGCCCCGACATAGACACGCAACCCCGGTTTACTGAGGCGTTTCAGGCCGTGAATCGCACCTTCCTTGCCTTCCTGCTTCCCGAGCGAAATACGAATCAACCCCTGCCGGTTATTCTTTAGAACCTTGTAATTCTTGATATACCCTTCGTCTTTCAGGATCCTGGTAATCGAGATCTTGATATTGGACGCGGGGACGTCGACAGTTTCATGGCGCGCCTGAACGGCATTACGGATGCGCGTCAGAAGGTCTGCGATCGGGTCGGTCATGGACATCGGTTAAATCCTCCACATCATCGTTGCACTTGAGGGTCATTCCTACCAGCTCGATTTTACAACACCGGGGATATCACCTCTCAAGGAGAGTTTCCGGAAGCAGATCCGGCAGATATCGAAGCGCCGCATGTAGCCGCGGGGACGTCCGCAGATCCGGCAACGGTTGTATTCCCTCACCTGGAATTTCTGTTTTCTGTTTGCCTTGTTGATTAATGACTGTTTGGCCAATCTGTTTCCTCCATGATATTTCCGGCCGGTCCTTTTCTATTTCCGGAAGGGCATATTGAAGCCGGCCAGCAGGGCCTTGGCCTCTTCATCACTCTTGGCGGTCGTAACGATCACGATATCCATGCCGTGGATCTTCTCGACCTTGTCATATTTGACCTCCGGGAAAATGATCTGTTCCGTCAGCCCCAGAGAATAATTCCCGCGTCCGTCAAATGCCTTTCCGGATACCCCCCGGAAGTCCCGAATACGGGGGATGGAGGTATTAATCAGGCGATCCAGGAATTCATACATGATCCTCTTGCGCAAAGTCACCTTGCAACCGATTGCCATCCCTTCACGCAGTTTGAAGTTTGCGATCGATTTCCGGGCCAGCGTAACCACGGGCTGCTGTCCGGTGATCATCCGTAACTCCTCCACCGAAGAGTCCAGCAGTTTCGGATTCTGGATCGCTTCCCCCATCCCGACATTCACCACAATCTTCGTAATCTTCGGCACCTGCATGATGCTTGAATAGGCAAACTGCTTCATCAGGGAAGGTACAATTTCATTTTTGTAGATCTCGATTAACCTGGCCATAATTCATCCACTCTACACTCTTTCAGACCTTGTCAAAGGGTTCGCCGCACTTTGCGCAAATCCGTACCTTTTTTTTGTTTTCGAGTATCTTATGGCGGATCCGAACGGGAGCATCACACTTCCGGCAAACGGGCATGACATTCGACACGTGGAGCGTTGCCTCCTTTTCAATAATCCCGCCCTGCTGGTTCTGCTCATTCGGCTTCGTATGCCGTTTAATCATATTCAGCTTTTCCACCAGGACCCGGCCACGCTCCGGGGCGACCAGCAGAACCTTGCCCCGTTTTCCCTTCTCTTTCCCGGCAATCACTTCCGCCATATCGTTCTTCTTGATATGATTCTTGAGTTTCGTCATTTCACTGTTCCTTGCATCCCATTCATCGTTATCATCTCAAAGAACCTCCGGCGCCAGCGAAACGATACGCATAAAATTTTTCCCCCGCAATTCACGGGTCACCGGCCCGAAAATACGGGTTCCGATCGGCTCCTTCTGCGGGTTGATGAGAACCGCTGCGTTCTCATCGAAACGAATGCTGGTTCCATCCTTGCGCTTCACGGACTTCTTGGTCCGAACGATTACGGCACGGACCAAGGTGCCTTTCTTGGTATTCCCCCTCGGCATGGCTTCCTTTACGCTGGCCACAATGACATCACCGACACCGGCATAGCGAACTTTGGAGCCTCCCAGCACACGAACACACATCACTTTTTTCGCACCGGAATTATCCGCGACTTTCAATATACTTTGCGTCTGGATCATTTTCTACTCCCTGTCCGGCATCTCCCGCCGGCTTCTCACGCCTTTTACTTGGCTCGTTCGACAATCTGCACAACACGAAAATGCTTGTCCCGGCTGAACGGTCGGCATTCCATAATCTTTACGGTGTCGCCGATCCGGCATTCGTTTCGCTCGTCATGTGCCTTGTACCGTTTGTCCCGCCGTACAATCTTCTTATAGAGAGGATGCTGCGTCGACCGCTGAACCGTAACCACAACGGTCTTGTCCATCTTGTCACTCACCACTATCCCCTGAAGGTTCTTTTTATTCCGTTTCTTTTCCATAATGAGTGTTTATCCCTTACGTACTTCATTCCGTATCGTTTTAATCCGTGCAATCTCCCTTCGGACCTCACGGATATGGACCGGGCTACTGATCTGGCCTGTCTCTTTCTGAAATCTGAGTTTCAGAAGCTCCTCGGCCAGGTCCTGTTCCCTGGCATCCATCTCTTCCGGGCTCAAGTCCCGAATCTCACTCGCCTTCATCTATAGAGCGCCTCCATGCTTGGAAATCACACGGGTCTTGATCGGCAGCTTCCGAGCAGCAAGCAACAGAGCCGTCTTTGCGACCTCCCCGGTCACGCCTTCCATCTCGTACAAGATCCGGCCCGGTTTGATCACGACCACATGATACTCCGGCCCCCCTTTTCCCTTCCCCATCCGGGTTTCCGCCGGCTTCTTGGTAATCGGCTTATCGGGAAAGATGCGGATCCAGATCTTACCGCCGCGTTTCACATGACGGGTCATCGCAATTCGGGCAGCCTCGATTTGTTTACTGCTGACCCAACCCGGCTCCAGTGCCTGCAACCCGAACTCTCCAAAGTCGATCCGGGTCCCCCCTTTGGCATTTCCGCGGTTTCTCCCTTTCTGCCGTTTCCGGAATTTTTCTTTTTTGGGCATCAACATCGGTTTTCCACTCCTTCAATATCCGGTCAGCGTCGGGACCCTTGCGGCACGTCTTTCTTTCCCGGATTCAAGATTTCTTCCTTAAAGACCCAGACCTTGACCCCGATCAGTCCGTAGGTCGTCAGTGCCTCGGCAAAACCGTAATCAATATCCGCGCGGAGCGTATGGAGAGGAACCCGGCCTTCCCGATACCATTCCCGCCGCGCCATCTCGGCGCCGGCCAGCCGCCCGGAACACTGGATCTTGATCCCCTTGGCGCCGAAGCGCATCGCGTTGGTGACGCTTCGTTTCATCGCACGCCGGAAGGCCACCCGGCGCTCCAACTGCAGGGCGACATTTTCCGAGACCAGTTGTGCATCCATCTCGGCCTTGCGGATCTCCCGAATATTCAGGTAGATATTCTTGCTGATCACTCCCTGAAGGTCGTTTTTGAGCTTGTCGATCTCCGCCCCCTTCTTGCCGATAATAATCCCGGGGCGGGCCGTGTAGATATTCACCCGAACCTGTTTCGCCGCACGTTCGATCTCCACACGACCGATCCCTGCATGGTATAATTTTTCCTTGATATACTTCCGCAGCTTGAGGTCCTCATGGAAAAGCGTGCAGTAATCTTTTTTGGCATACCATTTCGAGTTCCAGTCTTTTATATATCCCAGACGAAACCCGATCGGATGAACTTTCTGACCCAAAACTCACCTCCTGTATTCAGTCGTTACTCAGACACCACGATCGTGATGTGACTTGTCCTCTTCCGCAGGGGCGTCGCCCTGCCCATGGCCCTGGGCATGAACCGCTTCAGCATCGGACCGGCATCCACAAAGATCTCTTTGACATGGAGACGTTCCACATCGGAGACCTCCTTCTG
This sequence is a window from Deltaproteobacteria bacterium. Protein-coding genes within it:
- the map gene encoding type I methionyl aminopeptidase, with protein sequence MIILKHPDEVEKLYRANQIVAHLLEMLKEKIEPGVTTEELDRIAEEYIVSRKARPAFKGYRGYPATLCTSINDRVVHGIPSREELKEGDLVSLDVGVVLDGYYGDAAKTFPVMKVSKEADRLIRVTEESLYRGIGKASEGNRLFDISHEIQQYVEGHSFSVVRAFVGHGIGRSLHEEPQIPNFGQPNRGPRLKKGMVLAIEPMVNMGDWEVKILSDTWTAVTADGSLSAHFEHTIAILDHETRILSRAA
- the rpsH gene encoding 30S ribosomal protein S8, translated to MSMTDPIADLLTRIRNAVQARHETVDVPASNIKISITRILKDEGYIKNYKVLKNNRQGLIRISLGKQEGKEGAIHGLKRLSKPGLRVYVGAEEIPKILNGLGVAILSTPKGVLTDRQSRKEHVGGEVLCAVW
- the rplF gene encoding 50S ribosomal protein L6 encodes the protein MSRIGKMPVKLPQGVTAVLKGSVLEVKGPKGRLIREFRPEMTIEVAGDEIRVSRPSDLNRHRGFHGLTRNLIANMVRGVSEGFTRVLEINGVGYRAVVQGKSLELHLGYSQPVHFPLKDGVEAQVEKNTVTLKSINKELLGQVAADIRDLRPPEPYKGKGIKYAEEKILRKAGKTTK
- the secY gene encoding preprotein translocase subunit SecY, with translation MLGNLQNIFKVPELKRRILFTLGFLAIYRVGCHVPIPGINARALEEFFQAQQGGILGLVSMFSGGALRRMTVFALGIMPYISASIILQLLQAVIPSLDELAKEGAVGRKKITQYTRYGTIILSLVQGAGIAIGLQGTTSPSGAPLVPHPGSTFLIFTVITLVAGTSFIMWLGEQITERGIGNGISLIIFAGIVAAMPSAVALTVNMVRGGIMQPYVVMVILVVAVSVIGAIIFMENGFRKVPVQYAKRMVGRKAYGGSSTHIPLKINTAGVIPPIFASSIILFPATIARMVDYPWAQAVAASMRPGSIFYNIIYVGFIIFFCFFYTAIMFNPVDVADNMKKQGGFIPGIRPGKNTSDYLDRVLSRVTFIGAIYLSAVCVLPMFLIQKLNIPFYFGGTSLLIVVGVALDTLRQVESHLLQRHYDGFLKTGRLRDRRGH
- the rpsK gene encoding 30S ribosomal protein S11, producing MADPKKKGGRKKKEKKNILNAVAHIKASFNNTIVTISDVSGNVISWATAGGQGFKGSRKSTPFAAQLAAEDAAKKAMEHGVRKVEVLVKGPGIGRESAIRALQATGLDITLIRDVTPIPHNGCRPPKRRRV
- the rpsQ gene encoding 30S ribosomal protein S17, which codes for MEKKRNKKNLQGIVVSDKMDKTVVVTVQRSTQHPLYKKIVRRDKRYKAHDERNECRIGDTVKIMECRPFSRDKHFRVVQIVERAK
- the rpmD gene encoding 50S ribosomal protein L30, which encodes MEQLKITLKRSGIGRPKKHKAVIRGLGLKRTNQSVILKDTPETWGMINKIPHIVDVEPVSE
- the rplO gene encoding 50S ribosomal protein L15, translating into MRLNDLRPPAGSKKKRKRVGRGDGSGHGGTSTRGHKGQNARSGGPKKAGFEGGQMPLQRRLPKRGFTNIFRKEYAILNLSQLDRLSDLTEVDPDLLLGLGVIKKMKAGLKILGEGEIRRAVKVKAHKFSKKAVEKIRAAGGEIETLSI
- the rplP gene encoding 50S ribosomal protein L16 is translated as MLMPKKEKFRKRQKGRNRGNAKGGTRIDFGEFGLQALEPGWVSSKQIEAARIAMTRHVKRGGKIWIRIFPDKPITKKPAETRMGKGKGGPEYHVVVIKPGRILYEMEGVTGEVAKTALLLAARKLPIKTRVISKHGGAL
- the infA gene encoding translation initiation factor IF-1: MAKENAIEVEGTVLEPLPNAMFRVELENGHKVLAHISGKMRLHYIKILPGDKVKVELSPYDLSRGRIVYRHKG
- the rpsD gene encoding 30S ribosomal protein S4, whose translation is MARYKGPVCRLCRREGEKLFLKGERCFKDKCSMERRSYAPGQHGQRRSKVSDYGVQLREKQKVRRIYGVLEKQFRSYFYQADRKKGVTGENLLRILESRLDNVVYRLCLADSRAESRHFIRHGHFHLNGKKVNIPSLQVRPGDVISISPKSNKVERIKVCFSAVDRRGVPQWIEADKKDMKGVIHHLPTREEIPLPVREQLIVELYSK
- a CDS encoding 50S ribosomal protein L24, which encodes MTKLKNHIKKNDMAEVIAGKEKGKRGKVLLVAPERGRVLVEKLNMIKRHTKPNEQNQQGGIIEKEATLHVSNVMPVCRKCDAPVRIRHKILENKKKVRICAKCGEPFDKV
- the rpsM gene encoding 30S ribosomal protein S13 yields the protein MARIAGVDVPDRKNVEIALTYIYGIGRPLAREILEKAGVDGTVRVKDLSSEEIGKIRDVIVADCRVEGDLRKEVSMSIKRLMDLGVYRGLRHRRGLPVRGQRTHTNARTRKGPRRAIKGKKTSKAKK
- a CDS encoding type Z 30S ribosomal protein S14, with the translated sequence MAKQSLINKANRKQKFQVREYNRCRICGRPRGYMRRFDICRICFRKLSLRGDIPGVVKSSW
- the rpsE gene encoding 30S ribosomal protein S5, whose protein sequence is MRKKDDQSGDLIDKIVHINRVSKVVKGGRRFSFSALVVVGDGKGSVGYGKGKANEVPEAIRKGIEIAKKKMSPISLQGKTIPHKVIGHYGAGRVMMKPASEGTGLIAGGGVRAVLEVAGVQDILTKCIGSSNPHNAIRATMDGLRQLRGSEEIAKLRGLTVEELSR
- the rpmJ gene encoding 50S ribosomal protein L36, whose translation is MKVRASVKKICEKCKIIKRKGVVRVICVNPRHKQRQG
- the rplN gene encoding 50S ribosomal protein L14, which translates into the protein MIQTQSILKVADNSGAKKVMCVRVLGGSKVRYAGVGDVIVASVKEAMPRGNTKKGTLVRAVIVRTKKSVKRKDGTSIRFDENAAVLINPQKEPIGTRIFGPVTRELRGKNFMRIVSLAPEVL
- the rpmC gene encoding 50S ribosomal protein L29; its protein translation is MKASEIRDLSPEEMDAREQDLAEELLKLRFQKETGQISSPVHIREVRREIARIKTIRNEVRKG
- the rplE gene encoding 50S ribosomal protein L5; its protein translation is MARLIEIYKNEIVPSLMKQFAYSSIMQVPKITKIVVNVGMGEAIQNPKLLDSSVEELRMITGQQPVVTLARKSIANFKLREGMAIGCKVTLRKRIMYEFLDRLINTSIPRIRDFRGVSGKAFDGRGNYSLGLTEQIIFPEVKYDKVEKIHGMDIVIVTTAKSDEEAKALLAGFNMPFRK
- a CDS encoding adenylate kinase encodes the protein MRLILLGPPGAGKGTQAKKLVEKYGIPQISTGDILREAVKNGTPLGKEAKSYMDKGELVTDAIVVGIIRDRLQEKDCEKGYILDGFPRTVPQADELKKALSEMGQSIDAVLSIVVANDELIKRLTGRRTCKECGAGYHLLFKPPAQEGVCDQCRGPLFQRDDDKEETIKNRLAVYNEQTEPLINYYKNDGALVDIEGTGGIDEIFARICAVIEK
- a CDS encoding 50S ribosomal protein L18, translating into MAVHTRRASRIAKHKRVRKKVNGTPERPRMSVFRSARHISVQVIDDVNQTTIASASTLHRNFREVKIEGGKREAAAWVGEEIARRMKEKGVETAVFDRGGFQFHGRIKSLAEAARKAGIKI